TCGGCGTGCAGACCTTGCTAGACACCATTCGCAACCATTGGTCTACCACCAGCGGGCGAGGCTCTTATCCCGTATGGCAGGAAGGACGCATGATGCTCCAGGTCTCTACGGACGAGGTGTACGGGTCACTCGGCAAGGAAGGCTTCTTTGTGGAGAGCACCCCCCTCGACCCACGCAGTCCCTACAGTGCTGCGAAGGCTTCGGCAGATCTCCTCTGCCAAGCAGCTGTGCACACGCACCATGCGCCAGTCGTTTGGACCAGATGCTCGAACAACTATGGGCCCTACCAATTCCCCGAGAAGCTCATCCCGCTAGTTATCCGCCAGTGTCTCCTCGGCAAGGAGATACCGATCTACGGCACGGGCGAGAACGTCCGTGACTGGCTCTACGTGACCGACCATTGTCGTGCGCTGCACCTCGTGGTGACTCAGGGGAAAGCTGGCACAGCGTACAATATCGGCGGGCACAACGAACATACCAATCTAGAGATAGTCCGTATCATCATCAACCAGCTACACGATCGTCTGAGCAAAGAGCCAGCACGTGCCGAGCGTATCTCTGAGATCTTAGGCGCTCAGGTTCAGCCCGAACTAATCAACGAGCAGCTGATCACCTTCGTTCGTGATCGTCTTGGTCACGACGCCCGCTACGGCATTGACCCCACCTTCATTCATCAGGAGCTAGGGTGGCTACCCTCGATCCCCTTTGCTGAGGGCATCGGCTACACGATCGACTGGTACCTCGACCACTTCGACTGGGTCAAGGGGATCACCGATGAGGACTACCAGCACTACTACCAGCAGATGTACAGCGGACGATGAAGGTCTACGGCATAGACGACGAGTCTCGGCTCTTTTACAAAGGCGAAGCACTCCTTCGCCCGGGCTACCCTTTCTTCGTTCCACACCTCGAAGCGGAGTGGTGCGCCATCCCTTCTCTCGCCATCAAGATAGGGCGAACGGGCAAGTGCGTGGCGCCTCCCTTTGCTGAGCGATACATCGAGGCATGCGCTGCTGGCTGGGACATCACCAGCCGCTCGCTACTCGCTGAGCTACGCAAGGCGAGCGCTCCCTGGGAGCGTGCTAAGGTGTACGACGGCAGTGCCGTAGCCCTCGACTGGCAGCCCCTTGACACAACGCTCGCAGAGTACTACACGCTAACCCTCTCTGAGCAGAGCTGGACGCTCTCCCGTACAGCAGTCTGCCAAGCGCTCTCGCTCCTCTCCGAGTGCCTCACCATTCACACGGGCGACGTGCTCCTACTCAACGCAATCCCCATAACAGCGGCTCCCGCCATTGCCCCCGAGCAACAGCTCTCCCTCACGCTACAAGCTGGCGAAAAGCTTCGCTCCACTACCCTACTACGCATTAAATAAAGCATCAATATCGAATCGTCTTAAAACCCCTTCACTATGGCTATTGTATCTCCCTCCCTCCTCAGTGCCGACTTCCTGCATCTCGCCGATGAGATCACGATGATCAACGAGAGTCAGTGCGACTGGCTCCACATTGACGTGATGGATGGTGTATTTGTCCCGAACCTCTCCTTTGGCTTTCCCATCATTGAGGCGATACGCCCCATCTGTCAGAAGCCTCTCGACGTGCATCTGATGATCGTCGAGCCGTGGAAGTTCATCGATCAGTTTGCCAAGCTCGGCATCCACATTATGAATGTACACTACGAGGTGTGCCCTCACCTGCACCGCACGCTGCGTGCTATCCGTGAGGCGGGTATGCGTCCAGCCGTCACGCTCAATCCGCACACCCCCGTGGAGCTCCTCACCGACATTCTCTGCGAAGCCGACATGGTGCTCCTCATGAGTGTCAACCCCGGCTATGGCGGGCAAAAGTTTATCGAGCACTCTATCCGCAAGGTCGAGCGTCT
The sequence above is a segment of the Porphyromonas vaginalis genome. Coding sequences within it:
- the rfbB gene encoding dTDP-glucose 4,6-dehydratase produces the protein MTSYRHTYAVTGAAGFIGTNLAYYLSEALASDERIVLIDKLTYAGNYRSIEPLIDNERVIFVQADICDAEAMDDLFTRYAPHYLINLAAESHVDRSIEDPAIFVRTNILGVQTLLDTIRNHWSTTSGRGSYPVWQEGRMMLQVSTDEVYGSLGKEGFFVESTPLDPRSPYSAAKASADLLCQAAVHTHHAPVVWTRCSNNYGPYQFPEKLIPLVIRQCLLGKEIPIYGTGENVRDWLYVTDHCRALHLVVTQGKAGTAYNIGGHNEHTNLEIVRIIINQLHDRLSKEPARAERISEILGAQVQPELINEQLITFVRDRLGHDARYGIDPTFIHQELGWLPSIPFAEGIGYTIDWYLDHFDWVKGITDEDYQHYYQQMYSGR
- a CDS encoding fumarylacetoacetase; the encoded protein is MKVYGIDDESRLFYKGEALLRPGYPFFVPHLEAEWCAIPSLAIKIGRTGKCVAPPFAERYIEACAAGWDITSRSLLAELRKASAPWERAKVYDGSAVALDWQPLDTTLAEYYTLTLSEQSWTLSRTAVCQALSLLSECLTIHTGDVLLLNAIPITAAPAIAPEQQLSLTLQAGEKLRSTTLLRIK
- the rpe gene encoding ribulose-phosphate 3-epimerase; translation: MAIVSPSLLSADFLHLADEITMINESQCDWLHIDVMDGVFVPNLSFGFPIIEAIRPICQKPLDVHLMIVEPWKFIDQFAKLGIHIMNVHYEVCPHLHRTLRAIREAGMRPAVTLNPHTPVELLTDILCEADMVLLMSVNPGYGGQKFIEHSIRKVERLRKMIQEQGLSTLIQVDGGVNLETGRQLIEAGADSLVAGSAVFKAPSPQEMIAQLHAL